The sequence below is a genomic window from Pseudomonadota bacterium.
GCGGCCCAGCACGGATGAAGGCGATTACCAGATCAAGCTCCGGAACATGATCCGGTTTCTCGACGAGGGGGACAAAGTCAAGGTCACGCTCCGGTTTCGGGGCCGGGAGATGGCGCACCAAGACCTGGGAGCGCAGATGCTGAAACGGGTCGAAGGGGATTTAGCCACTCATGCGGTAGTCGAGCAGTTCCCCCGTCTCGAGGGGCGGCAAATGGTGATGGTGGTGTCGCCCAAACGCGCGTAATAACAAGCACGGTTACAGAGCTTGAAGAAATCGTCGCGAGCAAGGCCGCCCGCGAGGCGCACGGAGCAGGACCGTTTCGCCGGGAGCGAAACGGCGCATCGGCCCCGAAGGGGCGAGTCCCAAGGATGGGACGAGCAACCGCAGTGTATGTGGAAATACATGAGGATTCCGAGCACCGCGCAACGAAGCGGGCGGGCTGCGCAGTTTGTTCACAAGCTCTCAGTTGAGGAGTAGGAAATGCCAAAGTTAAAAACAAATCGAGCCGCGGCGAAACGCTTCAAGCGTACGGCCTCGGGCCGGTTCAAGTACCGGCAGGCTTACAAGAGCCACATCTTAACTAAGAAGAGCGCCAAGCGGAAACGACAATTGCGCGGGTTGGTGACCATCGACGCTTCCGACCAACGCGCGATCACCAAAATGATGCCGTATTCCTAGGGAATGAGTAAGCTGCCATGCCAAGAGTAAAACGTGGAGTCACCGCGCGCGCAAGACACAAGAAGGTCCTCGCACAGGCGAAGGGCTATCGCGGCCGGCGCAAGAATGTCTATCGGATCG
It includes:
- the infC gene encoding translation initiation factor IF-3 — protein: MIGPDGNQVGVVSLAEAQKSAEENNLDLVEIVPTADPPVCRVMDFGKFLFELSKKRHAQKRKQKQIQVKEIKLRPSTDEGDYQIKLRNMIRFLDEGDKVKVTLRFRGREMAHQDLGAQMLKRVEGDLATHAVVEQFPRLEGRQMVMVVSPKRA
- the rpmI gene encoding 50S ribosomal protein L35 — encoded protein: MPKLKTNRAAAKRFKRTASGRFKYRQAYKSHILTKKSAKRKRQLRGLVTIDASDQRAITKMMPYS